Proteins from one Erysipelothrix larvae genomic window:
- a CDS encoding LacI family DNA-binding transcriptional regulator, giving the protein MKRVTIYDVAKEAGVSLATVSRVINGLEIVRDETRIKVEEAISKLGYKPNAIAQGLALQKSTTIALVVPEASFGYTGQIINGLIDVAKIYKYNIMLHTMSEGIVDIDDIIDGIIKSRVDGVIIYNDQLLENELAELSKYQFPIVLIGNRMSDGNISSVFVDIEKAVYELALKKMKANPDCKVGVIQDRKNEFTTQEMIRGLKRAYEELGFEGDGYIEIPGEYRRSYDYFKDTIQTLPYNFLTANRDSQAISALNAANECNVSIPDELEVVCLIDSKYNNMVRPRLSSFAIPSYDLGAVAMRVLTKMLNDDEIDDREIELSYLFTPRQTTK; this is encoded by the coding sequence ATGAAAAGAGTGACGATCTATGATGTAGCAAAAGAGGCTGGTGTATCTCTTGCTACAGTATCACGCGTAATTAATGGTTTAGAAATTGTTCGTGACGAAACACGTATTAAGGTAGAAGAAGCAATCAGCAAACTGGGTTACAAACCAAATGCGATTGCTCAAGGATTAGCATTACAAAAATCCACAACAATTGCACTCGTAGTTCCAGAAGCAAGTTTTGGTTACACGGGTCAAATTATCAATGGATTGATTGATGTTGCGAAAATCTACAAGTACAATATTATGTTACATACAATGTCTGAGGGGATTGTAGATATTGACGATATCATCGACGGTATTATTAAATCACGTGTTGATGGTGTTATTATTTATAATGATCAACTTTTAGAAAATGAACTTGCTGAATTAAGTAAATATCAGTTCCCAATCGTATTAATTGGTAACCGTATGTCTGATGGAAATATATCGTCAGTATTTGTGGATATTGAAAAAGCAGTTTATGAGCTTGCATTAAAGAAAATGAAAGCAAATCCTGATTGTAAAGTTGGTGTAATCCAAGATAGAAAAAATGAATTCACAACTCAGGAAATGATTCGTGGGTTAAAACGTGCGTATGAAGAACTGGGTTTTGAAGGGGATGGCTATATTGAAATTCCTGGAGAATACCGTCGTTCTTATGATTACTTTAAAGACACAATTCAAACATTACCGTATAACTTCTTAACTGCAAACCGAGACTCACAAGCAATTTCTGCACTCAATGCAGCAAACGAATGCAATGTGAGCATCCCTGATGAATTGGAAGTTGTATGTCTCATTGATTCTAAATACAACAACATGGTGCGTCCGCGTCTTTCAAGCTTTGCAATTCCATCATATGACCTTGGAGCAGTTGCAATGCGTGTTTTAACTAAGATGCTCAATGATGATGAGATTGATGATCGTGAAATTGAATTAAGCTATCTCTTTACACCACGTCAAACAACGAAATAA
- a CDS encoding DUF948 domain-containing protein, with product MDALLESLHDVSLLLLPFVGLICLIFLAILIYRLMVMVKPLPQTVERMNKTIDNLDKTVDTANELIDKLNEPMDAIVGVAQTVDKVNSAANGVVASVATYAIKNSDSLVNWGKDIFASNKKHSDKESDDQEVKEEDFGVYE from the coding sequence ATGGATGCACTTTTAGAGTCATTACACGATGTTTCATTATTACTATTGCCATTTGTTGGCTTGATATGCCTAATCTTTCTAGCAATTCTTATTTATCGTTTGATGGTTATGGTTAAACCATTGCCACAAACAGTTGAACGTATGAATAAGACAATTGATAACTTAGATAAAACCGTTGATACTGCCAATGAACTTATTGACAAGCTTAACGAGCCGATGGATGCAATTGTGGGTGTCGCTCAAACCGTAGACAAAGTTAATTCTGCTGCGAACGGTGTTGTAGCTAGTGTTGCAACATATGCAATCAAGAATTCAGACTCTCTTGTTAACTGGGGGAAAGATATCTTCGCTTCAAATAAGAAACATTCAGATAAGGAATCAGATGATCAAGAGGTCAAAGAGGAGGATTTTGGTGTTTATGAGTAA
- the murC gene encoding UDP-N-acetylmuramate--L-alanine ligase, protein MNHKDIYFIGIKGTGMSALALICKDLGYNVSGSDLDKHFFTETRLIEANIPIYSFNPSNIRDHTIVIVGNAFDDTFEEVVAASNNKTVTVYRYHQFLGHLMGQYRTISVSGTHGKTTTTTLLKDMLSEYKNTGYLIGDGSGLVENDDYYFAVEACEFRRHFLAYHPDIAVMTNFELDHVDYFKDEADYLSAYNEFSKNVKEVVIAWGDDPHFARLNLAPTTLTYGFSTKNDFQAINIDRSETHSYFDVIAHGQFIKRFDLPLVGDHMILNALSVIAVGLYEEIPVDLIERGLQNFSGAKRRYSIETVGESILIDDYAHHPTEIKVTLEATRIRYPNKKIVAIFKPHRVGRIYHFINEFITSLSIADEVAICPFTSIDDAQDGIDIDATFLQSRIEGAFMVDEDEQSVQALLAFEPAVYVFMSDKDVYNLKNLLKDHLQ, encoded by the coding sequence GTGAATCATAAAGATATATATTTTATTGGAATTAAGGGCACAGGGATGTCTGCATTAGCCTTAATCTGTAAAGACTTAGGGTATAACGTATCTGGATCAGACTTAGACAAGCATTTTTTCACAGAAACACGCCTTATTGAAGCGAACATTCCCATCTATTCATTCAATCCAAGTAACATTCGCGATCATACAATTGTGATTGTCGGAAATGCATTTGATGATACGTTTGAAGAAGTGGTTGCTGCTTCAAATAATAAGACAGTTACAGTGTATCGTTACCATCAATTCTTAGGGCACCTGATGGGTCAATATCGTACGATTTCCGTGAGTGGAACGCATGGTAAAACGACAACGACAACTTTACTGAAAGATATGCTTTCAGAATATAAGAATACTGGATATCTCATTGGTGATGGTAGTGGGCTTGTAGAAAACGATGATTATTATTTTGCAGTAGAGGCGTGTGAGTTTAGACGTCATTTTTTAGCATACCATCCTGATATTGCGGTTATGACAAACTTTGAATTGGATCACGTCGATTATTTTAAAGATGAAGCCGATTACCTTAGTGCCTACAATGAATTTTCAAAAAATGTTAAAGAAGTAGTGATTGCATGGGGTGATGACCCACACTTTGCACGTTTAAATCTTGCGCCAACAACGTTAACCTATGGTTTTTCGACTAAGAATGACTTTCAAGCAATTAATATCGACCGCAGCGAGACACATTCATATTTTGATGTGATTGCCCATGGACAATTCATTAAACGCTTTGATTTACCACTTGTTGGTGATCATATGATATTAAATGCATTATCTGTAATTGCAGTTGGACTATATGAAGAAATCCCGGTTGATTTAATTGAAAGAGGTCTTCAAAACTTTAGTGGTGCAAAACGCCGTTACAGCATTGAAACAGTCGGTGAGTCCATTCTAATCGATGACTATGCTCACCATCCAACAGAAATAAAAGTAACATTAGAAGCAACACGCATACGCTATCCAAATAAAAAAATTGTTGCAATATTTAAACCGCATAGAGTAGGGCGAATCTATCATTTTATCAATGAATTTATCACGTCATTATCAATTGCAGATGAAGTTGCAATTTGTCCCTTCACCAGCATTGATGATGCTCAAGATGGGATTGATATTGATGCAACGTTCCTTCAATCACGAATTGAGGGCGCTTTTATGGTCGATGAAGATGAGCAAAGCGTTCAAGCACTTTTAGCTTTTGAACCCGCCGTTTATGTATTTATGAGCGATAAAGACGTTTATAATTTGAAAAATTTACTGAAAGACCATTTACAATGA